From the genome of Candidatus Chlamydia corallus, one region includes:
- a CDS encoding bis(5'-nucleosyl)-tetraphosphatase produces MMKTKYEYSFGIIPIRFFGTPDKSTLKACFICHTRGKHWGFPKGHSEDKEGPQEAAERELVEETGLSVVNFFPKVLIEQYSFNNEEQVFVRKEVTYFLAEVRGDIHADPMEICDSQWLPFQEGLRLLSFPELRDLTVEADKFINNYLFSF; encoded by the coding sequence ATGATGAAGACAAAATATGAGTATTCTTTTGGTATTATTCCTATAAGGTTTTTCGGCACTCCCGATAAGAGCACATTAAAAGCTTGTTTTATTTGCCATACTCGAGGAAAACATTGGGGATTTCCTAAAGGACATTCTGAAGATAAAGAAGGTCCTCAAGAGGCCGCAGAGAGAGAACTAGTAGAGGAAACTGGACTAAGTGTTGTTAATTTCTTCCCTAAAGTTCTTATTGAACAGTATTCGTTTAATAATGAAGAGCAGGTCTTTGTTCGCAAAGAAGTCACCTATTTTCTTGCTGAAGTGCGTGGTGACATTCACGCAGATCCTATGGAAATTTGCGATAGCCAGTGGTTGCCCTTCCAAGAGGGACTCCGTTTACTAAGTTTTCCTGAATTGCGGGATCTTACTGTAGAAGCAGATAAATTTATTAATAACTATCTTTTTTCTTTTTAA
- the fabF gene encoding beta-ketoacyl-ACP synthase II has protein sequence MGKKRVVVTGFGVVSCLGNEVDTFYDNLLAGVSGVRTITTFPCEDYATRFAGWIPEFNPEPYLDKKQARRVDPFITYAMVAAKKAIAMSRWDKDHLPADPLRCGVIVGSGMGGLSTLDEGMERLLVIHKKLSPFFIPYIITNMAPALIAMDFGLMGPNYSISTACATGNYCIDAAYQHLVSGRADMIICGGTEAAVNRVGLEGFIANRALSERNDAPEQASRPWDRDRDGFVLGEGAGILVLETLENALRRDAPIFAEVLGSYVTCDAFHITAPRDDGEGITACVLGALESAGVPKERINYVNAHGTSTPLGDLSEVLAVKKAFGSHVRNLRMNSTKSLIGHCLGAAGGVEAIVAIQAILTGKLHPTINLDNPIAEIEDFDVVANKAQDWDIDVAMSNSFGFGGHNSTILFSRYVP, from the coding sequence ATGGGTAAAAAGCGCGTAGTTGTTACAGGATTCGGTGTTGTATCTTGCCTCGGGAATGAAGTAGATACTTTTTATGATAATCTGCTCGCTGGTGTTAGCGGTGTTCGGACAATTACTACTTTTCCTTGCGAAGATTATGCCACTCGTTTTGCTGGATGGATCCCAGAATTTAATCCCGAGCCTTATTTAGATAAAAAGCAAGCACGTCGTGTGGATCCCTTTATTACTTATGCCATGGTTGCTGCTAAAAAAGCGATTGCTATGTCGCGCTGGGACAAGGACCATCTGCCCGCTGATCCTTTACGTTGTGGAGTTATTGTAGGCTCTGGAATGGGAGGCCTCTCAACATTAGACGAAGGGATGGAAAGACTTTTAGTTATTCATAAAAAACTATCTCCTTTTTTTATTCCTTACATCATTACTAATATGGCTCCAGCACTTATTGCTATGGACTTTGGTTTGATGGGCCCTAATTATTCTATATCTACAGCATGTGCTACAGGAAATTATTGTATTGATGCTGCCTATCAACATTTAGTATCTGGGCGTGCTGATATGATCATCTGTGGTGGTACTGAAGCTGCAGTTAATCGCGTGGGTTTAGAAGGCTTTATTGCTAATCGTGCTTTGTCTGAAAGAAACGATGCTCCAGAGCAAGCTTCACGTCCTTGGGATAGAGATCGTGATGGATTTGTTTTAGGAGAAGGAGCAGGAATTCTTGTTTTAGAAACCCTAGAGAACGCTCTACGTCGCGATGCTCCTATTTTTGCTGAGGTTTTAGGAAGTTACGTTACATGTGATGCCTTCCATATTACAGCTCCTAGAGATGATGGTGAGGGAATTACTGCGTGTGTACTTGGTGCTTTAGAGTCTGCAGGAGTTCCTAAAGAACGAATAAACTATGTGAATGCTCACGGCACATCGACTCCTTTGGGAGATCTTTCTGAAGTCTTGGCCGTCAAAAAGGCTTTTGGCTCTCACGTACGCAATCTGCGCATGAACTCTACTAAATCATTAATAGGGCATTGTCTTGGAGCTGCGGGAGGTGTTGAAGCAATTGTTGCAATTCAAGCTATACTTACTGGAAAGCTTCATCCCACGATTAATTTGGATAATCCTATCGCAGAAATTGAAGACTTTGATGTAGTTGCAAATAAAGCTCAAGACTGGGATATTGATGTAGCAATGTCCAACTCATTTGGTTTTGGTGGACATAATTCAACGATATTATTCTCGAGGTATGTACCCTAA
- the rsfS gene encoding ribosome silencing factor, producing MDSFCFNLLKVVVKAIDSKKGNNPVVLDVRTISEFTDYFVFVEGSVNVHVRALANTIVEELKKQKVSPLHIEGITDGNWVVIDYGFIVVHVFVSAIRGKYRLEELWKDGFIVASKLLAS from the coding sequence ATGGATTCATTTTGTTTTAATCTATTGAAAGTAGTTGTTAAGGCTATTGACAGCAAAAAAGGAAATAATCCAGTAGTTCTAGATGTTAGAACAATTTCAGAATTTACCGATTATTTTGTTTTTGTCGAAGGTAGTGTTAATGTTCACGTTAGAGCTTTAGCAAACACTATCGTAGAAGAATTAAAAAAGCAAAAAGTTAGCCCTCTTCATATCGAGGGGATAACTGATGGTAATTGGGTGGTGATAGATTATGGGTTTATTGTCGTCCATGTATTTGTTTCCGCAATTCGTGGGAAATATCGTTTAGAAGAGCTTTGGAAAGACGGATTTATTGTCGCATCCAAGCTTTTAGCTTCTTAG
- a CDS encoding haloacid dehalogenase-like hydrolase — protein MLSPVSCDDLYEVALNFVATLTLSDFYAPVLEKLEEAFADATGQVILFSSSPDFIVQPIAEQIGISSWYASCYRDQSAEQTIYKKCLTGDKKAQILSHIKKINQARSHTFSDHILDLPFLMLGEEKTVVRPQGRLKKMAKKYYWNIV, from the coding sequence TTGCTTTCTCCTGTTTCCTGCGACGATCTTTATGAAGTTGCCTTAAATTTTGTAGCTACTTTGACGCTTTCTGATTTTTATGCTCCTGTTTTAGAAAAATTAGAAGAAGCTTTTGCAGATGCTACAGGACAGGTTATCCTTTTTTCTTCTTCTCCAGATTTTATTGTACAACCCATAGCTGAGCAAATCGGGATCAGCTCTTGGTATGCCTCTTGTTATCGCGATCAGTCTGCAGAACAGACGATTTATAAAAAATGTCTTACAGGTGATAAGAAAGCTCAAATTTTGAGTCATATAAAAAAAATTAACCAAGCAAGAAGTCATACCTTTTCTGACCACATTTTAGATCTCCCTTTTCTTATGTTGGGAGAAGAAAAAACGGTTGTTCGCCCGCAGGGCCGTTTAAAGAAAATGGCAAAAAAATATTACTGGAATATCGTTTGA
- the mqnC gene encoding cyclic dehypoxanthinyl futalosine synthase: MSLCKRISFEEGLKMFVSSPLETLQKLADSIRKERYPSNEVTYVLDANPNYTNICKIDCTICAFYRQPKSPDAYLLSFDDFRRLLQRYVGIGVKTVLMQGGVHPDLGIDYFEELVRITVQEFPSIHPHFFSAVEIEHACQVSGISIQQGLQQLWDAGQRTIPGGGAEILSERVRKIISPKKMKPGGWINLHKLAHQMGFRTTATMMFGHVENPEDILIHLQTIRDAQDICPGFYSFIPWSYKPSNTALQHRIPNRASAETYYRILALARIILDNVDHVAASWFSEGKNIGAKALHYGADDFGGVILDESVHKATGWSVQSSKEEICDIIQSEGFIPVERNTFYQHINCKASSL; the protein is encoded by the coding sequence ATGAGTTTATGTAAAAGAATTTCATTTGAGGAAGGACTGAAAATGTTTGTTTCGTCACCTCTAGAAACGTTACAAAAACTTGCAGACTCTATTCGTAAAGAACGATATCCTTCAAACGAAGTTACTTATGTTCTGGACGCCAACCCAAACTATACTAATATTTGTAAAATAGATTGTACTATTTGTGCGTTCTACAGACAACCTAAATCTCCTGACGCATATCTACTGTCTTTTGATGATTTCCGCCGCCTATTACAACGTTATGTAGGGATAGGAGTTAAAACTGTCCTAATGCAGGGCGGTGTGCATCCTGACTTAGGGATAGATTATTTTGAAGAACTCGTGCGTATTACTGTGCAAGAATTTCCTTCAATTCATCCTCATTTCTTTTCTGCAGTAGAAATTGAACATGCTTGCCAGGTCTCTGGGATCAGCATTCAACAAGGTCTCCAACAGTTATGGGATGCTGGACAACGCACAATCCCTGGGGGCGGAGCTGAAATTCTCTCAGAGAGGGTTAGAAAAATCATTTCGCCAAAAAAAATGAAGCCTGGAGGCTGGATCAATCTACATAAGCTAGCTCACCAAATGGGCTTTCGCACAACAGCAACGATGATGTTTGGGCATGTGGAAAATCCTGAAGATATTCTTATACATCTTCAAACAATACGTGATGCTCAGGATATCTGCCCTGGCTTTTATAGTTTTATCCCTTGGAGTTATAAACCTAGTAATACAGCTCTACAGCATAGAATTCCTAATCGTGCTTCTGCTGAAACATATTACCGCATTTTAGCGCTTGCAAGAATCATTCTGGACAATGTTGATCATGTAGCAGCATCGTGGTTTAGTGAAGGTAAAAACATAGGAGCTAAAGCTCTCCATTACGGAGCTGATGATTTCGGAGGGGTGATTTTAGACGAAAGCGTTCATAAAGCTACAGGATGGTCGGTACAGAGCTCTAAAGAAGAAATTTGTGATATTATCCAATCTGAAGGCTTCATCCCTGTGGAGAGAAATACCTTTTATCAACACATTAACTGTAAAGCAAGTAGTCTTTAG
- the miaA gene encoding tRNA (adenosine(37)-N6)-dimethylallyltransferase MiaA, producing the protein MLPFEFESSTTSFPECDVCLDPQKLFIKLFKRTIILLAGPTGSGKTEVSLALAPMVDGEIISVDSMQVYREMDIGTAKVSLKARQAIPHHLIDICHVQEPFNVVDFYYEAIQACQNILSRNKVPILVGGSGFYFHTFLSGPPKGPAADPQIREQLEAVAEQHGVFALYEELFLKDPEYAQTITKNDKNKIIRGLEIIQLTGKKVSDHEWDMVPKASREYYCRAWFLSPVTEFLHNNIQVRCEAMLEEGLLDEVKNLLTQGIRENPSASKAIGYREWIEFLDQGEKLEGYNAAKRKFISNSWHYTKKQKTWFKRCSIFRELPTLGLSSEAIAQKIAKDYLLYS; encoded by the coding sequence ATGCTTCCTTTTGAATTCGAGTCCAGTACAACTTCTTTTCCTGAATGCGATGTATGCCTTGATCCTCAGAAATTGTTTATAAAGTTATTCAAGCGTACTATCATCTTGCTTGCTGGGCCTACAGGATCTGGGAAAACAGAAGTTTCTTTAGCATTAGCCCCTATGGTTGACGGTGAAATCATCTCAGTGGATTCTATGCAGGTATATCGAGAAATGGATATTGGAACTGCAAAAGTATCTTTAAAAGCTAGACAAGCGATTCCTCACCATTTAATTGACATCTGTCATGTTCAAGAACCGTTTAATGTCGTGGATTTTTATTATGAAGCTATTCAAGCATGCCAAAACATCCTATCAAGAAATAAAGTGCCTATTTTAGTTGGTGGTTCAGGATTTTACTTTCATACCTTTCTTTCAGGTCCTCCTAAAGGTCCTGCCGCAGACCCTCAGATACGAGAACAGCTTGAAGCTGTAGCAGAACAACATGGAGTTTTTGCTCTTTATGAGGAACTATTTCTTAAAGATCCAGAATATGCTCAAACAATCACTAAGAATGATAAAAATAAAATCATTCGAGGGTTAGAAATTATTCAACTTACAGGAAAAAAAGTCAGTGATCATGAATGGGATATGGTCCCGAAAGCTTCAAGAGAGTATTATTGTCGTGCTTGGTTTCTTTCCCCCGTAACGGAATTTTTGCACAACAACATTCAGGTGCGTTGCGAAGCTATGCTGGAAGAAGGATTATTAGATGAAGTAAAGAACTTATTGACCCAGGGGATAAGGGAGAATCCTTCAGCATCTAAAGCAATTGGTTATCGCGAATGGATAGAATTTTTAGATCAAGGAGAGAAATTAGAAGGGTATAATGCAGCAAAAAGAAAATTTATATCCAATAGTTGGCACTATACTAAAAAACAAAAAACATGGTTTAAACGTTGTTCGATATTTCGAGAACTCCCTACACTAGGCCTTTCTTCAGAAGCTATTGCTCAGAAGATAGCTAAAGACTACTTGCTTTACAGTTAA
- a CDS encoding STAS domain-containing protein, whose product MNLLAKQYGDIIVIYLEGSLDAVSVPSVQESLDQFVQKKNFKIVLNFKDVSYISSAGIRLLLSSFKLVQSLGGKMCLCCVRESVAEVMRIAGLDQMIFLCQSEQECLSKL is encoded by the coding sequence ATGAATTTATTAGCTAAACAATATGGAGACATCATTGTTATTTATTTAGAAGGATCTTTAGATGCTGTCTCGGTACCTAGCGTTCAAGAGTCTTTAGATCAGTTTGTCCAGAAAAAGAATTTTAAAATTGTTCTGAATTTTAAAGATGTCTCATATATCAGTAGCGCAGGTATTCGTCTACTGCTATCTAGTTTTAAATTAGTTCAGAGCTTAGGAGGAAAAATGTGCCTGTGTTGTGTCAGAGAGAGCGTAGCGGAGGTTATGCGGATTGCAGGTTTGGACCAAATGATCTTCCTGTGTCAGTCTGAACAGGAATGTTTGAGTAAGTTATAG
- the cutA gene encoding divalent-cation tolerance protein CutA yields the protein MNPVLILTSFPSNQSANSLATYLIKEHIASCVHVFPKGQSTYLWEGKLCKSEEHLVQIKSIDIRFSEICVAIKQFCSYDVPEILLFPIEYGDPKYLSWLTMDSCPKKPLDSD from the coding sequence ATGAACCCTGTTCTTATTCTTACATCCTTCCCTTCGAATCAAAGTGCTAACTCCTTAGCCACGTATCTTATTAAAGAACATATTGCTTCCTGCGTGCATGTATTCCCTAAAGGACAATCCACATATCTATGGGAAGGAAAGCTATGTAAATCTGAAGAACATCTTGTACAAATCAAATCAATAGACATACGTTTCTCTGAAATCTGCGTAGCTATTAAGCAGTTCTGTAGCTATGATGTCCCTGAAATCTTACTATTCCCTATTGAATATGGGGATCCAAAGTACTTGAGTTGGTTAACGATGGATAGTTGCCCTAAGAAGCCTCTGGATTCAGATTAG
- a CDS encoding KH domain-containing protein — MEEFVAYIVKNLVTNPEAVEIRSIEDEASESIKLEIRVAAQDIGKIIGRRGNTIHALRTILRRVCSRLKKKVQIDLIQPEDRNDIIPDHDCIGDDPSTDSTEDDFVTSETCCQGHCKYEDLDQEEEEDSVHHSCECSNHH, encoded by the coding sequence ATGGAAGAGTTTGTAGCATATATTGTTAAGAATTTAGTTACTAATCCTGAAGCCGTTGAAATTCGTTCTATTGAAGACGAAGCTAGCGAGTCTATTAAACTAGAAATTCGTGTTGCAGCGCAGGATATTGGGAAAATTATTGGAAGAAGAGGGAACACAATACATGCTCTAAGAACCATTCTTAGACGTGTATGTTCTAGATTAAAAAAGAAAGTACAGATAGATTTAATTCAGCCTGAAGACAGAAATGATATAATCCCTGACCACGATTGTATTGGTGATGATCCCTCTACTGACTCTACTGAAGATGATTTTGTTACATCTGAAACGTGCTGCCAAGGACACTGTAAGTACGAAGATCTTGATCAAGAAGAAGAAGAAGACAGTGTGCATCATTCTTGTGAATGTAGTAACCACCACTAA
- a CDS encoding bifunctional UDP-N-acetylmuramate--L-alanine ligase/D-alanine--D-alanine ligase has protein sequence MTETPHYHFIGIGGIGMSALAHILLDRGYSISGSDLYVGHTIDSLKAKGARCFLGHDACHVPDGAVVVYSSSIASDNVEYLAAIEKSLCLLHRAELLSQLMDGYESILVSGSHGKTSTSSLIRAIFEVAQKDPSYAIGGLAPNCLNGYSGSSKIFVTEADESDGSLKYYTPHALVITNIDNEHLNNYGGNLDNLIKAVQDFSRKAIDPNKVFYNGDCPILRGKIEGISYGYSPECQLHIVSYCQKAWQSCFSFTFLGQEYRDIELNLPGQYNAANAAAACGIALAFGIEMNIIRKALKEFSGVYRRLERKNTSENFLFLEDYAHHPVEVANTLRAVRDAVGLRRVIAIFQPHRFSRLKDCLNTFPKAFQEADEVIITDVYSAGESYRESIILTDLAEDIRKSSYARCYYVPHGELVEYLQKYIRIHDVCVSLGAGNIYTIGDSLKDFKPRKLSIGLVCGGKSCEHDISLLSAQHVFKYISPKLYDLSYFIIDRQGLWRTGRDFAHLIEETQGHSPLSSEIALALSEVDCLFPVLHGPFGEDGTIQGFFEILGKPYSGPSLPLAAAAMDKLLTKRIASAAGVPVVPYQAINLCLWKRNPEICVQNLIEAFSFPMIVKTSHLGSSIGIFLVRDTEELEKKISEAFLYDTDVFVEESRLGSREIEISCIGDSSSWYCVEGPNERRGAGGFIDYQEKYGFDGIDCAKITFDLGLPQESLDCVREFAERVYRAMQGKGSSRIDFFLDEEGNYWLSEVNPIPGMTASSPFLQAFVHAGWTKEEVVDHFIIEALHKFDRQQTIEQAFTKEKALIKR, from the coding sequence ATGACAGAAACTCCTCATTATCATTTTATCGGCATAGGTGGTATAGGCATGAGTGCCTTAGCACATATTTTGCTTGATCGCGGCTATAGTATATCTGGAAGTGATTTATATGTAGGCCATACTATTGACAGCCTTAAAGCTAAAGGTGCGCGGTGTTTCTTAGGTCATGATGCATGCCATGTTCCCGATGGTGCCGTCGTTGTCTATAGCTCAAGTATAGCTTCTGATAATGTAGAGTATCTTGCTGCTATTGAAAAATCGTTATGCCTTCTCCATAGAGCAGAGCTCTTGAGTCAGCTTATGGATGGCTATGAAAGCATTTTGGTTTCAGGGAGCCATGGGAAAACAAGTACTTCATCTCTAATTCGAGCGATTTTTGAGGTAGCTCAGAAAGATCCTTCTTACGCTATTGGAGGACTAGCTCCAAACTGCCTGAATGGTTATTCTGGATCATCGAAAATCTTTGTTACCGAAGCAGATGAAAGTGATGGTTCTTTAAAGTACTATACGCCTCATGCATTGGTAATTACAAATATAGATAATGAACATCTGAATAACTATGGAGGAAATCTCGACAACCTCATAAAGGCAGTTCAGGATTTCTCTAGAAAAGCCATAGATCCTAATAAAGTATTTTATAACGGCGATTGCCCCATTTTGAGAGGAAAGATAGAGGGGATCTCTTATGGATATTCTCCAGAATGTCAGTTACATATAGTTTCTTATTGTCAAAAGGCATGGCAATCTTGCTTTTCCTTTACCTTTTTGGGTCAAGAGTATCGAGACATTGAGCTCAACCTCCCTGGACAATACAACGCTGCAAATGCAGCAGCAGCTTGTGGTATTGCGCTTGCCTTTGGCATAGAAATGAACATCATTCGAAAAGCTCTCAAAGAATTCTCAGGAGTTTATCGACGCTTGGAAAGAAAAAATACATCGGAAAACTTCCTTTTCTTAGAAGATTATGCCCACCATCCTGTAGAAGTTGCAAATACCCTGAGAGCTGTGCGTGATGCTGTGGGTTTGCGAAGGGTAATCGCAATTTTTCAACCCCACAGGTTCTCTCGTCTGAAAGACTGCTTAAATACCTTCCCTAAAGCATTCCAAGAAGCTGATGAAGTCATCATTACAGATGTCTATAGTGCTGGAGAAAGTTACAGAGAGTCTATAATCCTTACCGACCTTGCTGAAGATATTAGGAAGTCTTCTTACGCGCGTTGTTATTATGTCCCCCATGGAGAATTAGTAGAGTATCTACAAAAGTATATCCGCATTCATGACGTCTGTGTTTCTCTAGGAGCTGGAAATATCTATACTATTGGAGATTCTTTAAAAGACTTTAAACCTAGAAAACTCTCTATAGGATTGGTCTGTGGAGGCAAATCTTGCGAGCATGATATTTCTCTACTTTCTGCTCAACATGTCTTTAAATATATTTCTCCAAAACTCTATGATTTGAGTTACTTCATTATAGATCGTCAAGGCTTATGGAGAACAGGAAGGGATTTTGCTCATCTTATAGAAGAGACTCAGGGGCATTCTCCTCTTTCTTCGGAAATTGCTTTAGCCTTATCGGAAGTTGACTGTTTATTCCCAGTTCTACATGGTCCATTTGGAGAAGATGGAACCATCCAGGGATTTTTTGAAATATTAGGCAAACCTTATAGCGGTCCTTCACTACCTTTAGCAGCAGCTGCAATGGATAAGCTGTTAACAAAACGGATAGCATCCGCGGCTGGTGTTCCTGTAGTCCCTTACCAAGCTATAAATCTCTGTTTATGGAAACGTAATCCAGAAATATGTGTTCAGAATCTTATAGAGGCATTTTCTTTTCCTATGATTGTGAAAACCTCGCATTTGGGATCTAGTATTGGAATATTTTTAGTCCGTGATACAGAGGAATTAGAAAAAAAGATCTCAGAAGCTTTTCTATACGATACAGATGTATTTGTTGAGGAAAGTCGCTTAGGATCTCGTGAAATAGAAATTTCCTGTATCGGAGACTCTTCTAGTTGGTATTGTGTTGAAGGGCCAAACGAACGTCGTGGTGCTGGTGGGTTTATTGACTATCAAGAGAAATATGGGTTTGATGGGATTGATTGCGCTAAGATTACTTTTGATTTGGGGCTTCCCCAAGAATCTTTAGATTGTGTTAGAGAATTTGCAGAGCGTGTCTACCGAGCTATGCAAGGGAAAGGTTCGTCTCGAATAGATTTTTTCTTGGATGAAGAGGGGAATTACTGGTTATCAGAAGTCAATCCTATTCCAGGAATGACAGCATCAAGTCCATTTTTACAGGCTTTTGTTCACGCAGGATGGACAAAAGAAGAAGTTGTTGACCATTTTATTATAGAAGCTTTGCACAAGTTTGATAGACAGCAGACTATCGAACAGGCATTTACTAAAGAAAAAGCACTGATTAAAAGGTAA
- the murG gene encoding undecaprenyldiphospho-muramoylpentapeptide beta-N-acetylglucosaminyltransferase, producing MMKKIRKVALAVGGSGGHIVPALSVKEAFSCEGIDVLLLGKGLENHPSLQQNISYREIPSGLPTVINPVKIMTRTLSLCSGYLKARKELKIFNPDLVIGFGSYHSLPVLMAGLSRKIPLFLHEQNLVPGKVNKLFARYARGVGVNFSPVAKYFRCPAEEVSLPKRSFSLGSPMMKRCTNHTPTICVVGGSQGSHVLNTFVPKALVKLVNKYPNMYVHHIVGPKSDIVKVQHVYNRGEVLCCVKQFEEQLLDVLLAADLVISRAGATILDEILWAKVPGILIPYPGAYGHQEANAKFFVEILGGGAMILEKELTDKLLVEKVMFALDSHNKEKQRSSLAVYDQQRAKKTFHAFICECL from the coding sequence ATGATGAAGAAAATTCGAAAAGTAGCCCTAGCTGTAGGGGGGTCAGGCGGACACATCGTTCCAGCTCTCTCAGTAAAGGAAGCTTTTTCTTGTGAAGGCATCGATGTATTGCTACTAGGAAAAGGTCTCGAGAACCATCCTTCTTTGCAACAGAACATCAGCTATCGGGAAATCCCCTCAGGGCTTCCTACAGTCATTAACCCTGTAAAGATAATGACTAGAACCCTTTCTCTATGTTCAGGATACCTTAAGGCAAGAAAGGAACTTAAAATTTTTAATCCTGACCTGGTCATAGGATTTGGGAGTTACCACTCTCTTCCTGTATTAATGGCAGGGTTATCTCGTAAAATCCCCCTATTTCTACACGAACAAAATCTTGTTCCTGGAAAGGTCAATAAACTTTTTGCCCGCTATGCTCGAGGCGTTGGAGTGAATTTCTCTCCTGTAGCCAAATATTTCCGATGTCCTGCTGAAGAGGTCTCCCTTCCTAAACGAAGCTTTTCTTTAGGAAGCCCTATGATGAAACGCTGTACAAATCATACTCCTACAATCTGTGTAGTTGGAGGTTCTCAGGGATCCCATGTACTAAATACCTTTGTTCCAAAAGCTCTTGTCAAGCTAGTGAATAAGTATCCCAACATGTACGTTCACCATATTGTGGGACCTAAAAGTGATATTGTTAAAGTGCAACATGTCTATAATCGTGGAGAAGTTCTGTGCTGTGTGAAGCAGTTCGAAGAACAATTACTCGATGTCTTGCTCGCTGCAGACTTGGTCATCAGTAGGGCAGGAGCTACAATTTTAGATGAAATCCTATGGGCAAAAGTTCCTGGGATTTTAATTCCTTATCCTGGAGCTTATGGACATCAGGAGGCTAACGCTAAATTCTTTGTAGAGATCTTAGGTGGGGGCGCTATGATCCTAGAAAAAGAGTTAACAGATAAGCTATTAGTAGAAAAAGTAATGTTTGCTTTAGACTCCCATAATAAAGAAAAACAACGCAGCTCCCTAGCAGTTTATGATCAACAGAGGGCTAAAAAAACATTCCATGCGTTTATTTGTGAATGCTTATAG